The following nucleotide sequence is from Silurus meridionalis isolate SWU-2019-XX chromosome 5, ASM1480568v1, whole genome shotgun sequence.
cATGTTAGCCTATGATTATCCGTCTTTTTAAAATacgtatttaccactgccatttccatccttttcataaaatctaccaccatctgcccttccacattcctctccttaaagctatacctacccatcacctctgttcccttcacctacatgtctattaaagtctgccccaatcaccaatctttctttcttgggtacactctccaccacttcatctaacttactcgagaatttttccttctcatccatctcacaacccacttgtggagcataggcactcatgacatttatcatcaccccttcaacttccagcttcacgttgaACACGATCATAAACTCTCTTTAcctacactacactcttactgtgctcttccttcaggatcacccctacaccatttcgctttccatccacaccatgatagaacagtttaaagccacctctaatgttcctggactttatttcctttccacttggtctcctgaacacacaacatatctatctctctcctctcaatcatatcagctacctctctccctttaccagtcatagtaccaacccgaacctccactctcctacacttctcctttccctgctgtctctgtagacatcttccttcttgtccttcggccaacagtagcccaatttccaccggtaccctgttggctaaggatacctgtggcagtcgttggtatCCCAGGCCTctaccgatccggtatgaatttctagATTCGtaatccacatatttgatttgccacATGATATACattggatgtccttcctaacgcaaccctccccatttatccaggcttgcaCTAAATGTGCACTGGCTTGTACAACCCTATTGGGGTATTGCTCATGAGATTAACTACTTGAGTATGTTTTCTGTGTAATACACTCCATAGTGTATATAGGAGGCAcgttataaaagaatgaatgactCAGACTAGAAGAGTATGTACGTAATTTatggagattttgcgatgctttgctcatgcgtgTCCAGTAGTAAATGAACTAATCACCCTTGAAGGCTACACGTTCttctaaatcacattaaagattcattagaaataaatgtatttttcatgaACGACCCATCACTAATGAGAAATGTCATGTCAATGTCAAAATCATAGTGACAATTCTACAGCCAAAAGCACCTTGTTAATGAGAGCTCTGTGCAGAATGTACAGACTGATTTTAGCTGACCAAAAGCCTACAGTACATCAAATAACCACTCATGTAAAATAGTGATGAGCAGGAACCATCTCAGAAATGAACCTCGgtacagcagaagaccacatagGGTTCCACTTCTAAAGCCACAAAAAGAAAGCTGCATTTGGCACAGCTGTAGTTTGGAAAAAATTATCTTGATGGTTGTTGGGATACACAGATGTGTgtagaaaattttaatttggTGCGAAAGTGTTTAAACGATGTGATAAAAATATTAGAATGTGACTGATAACTGTTACTTGTTGCACAAGTGTGTCCTGTTAAATTGATGGCTTTTAAAGTATCGACTCTTAGTTTGAGCCTTGGGTTTCCACAACTGCATTAAAAAGAATACCAGTAGAGGAGTATTCTGAAGCTGAAAAAGTAGGAAATTTGATTACACAGCCATCACATAATTGagcataaattttttttggaatgtttaGAAAATTAATAACTGTTTTTAACCTTTCATACCATTTTGTGTAAACTCGAGAAAGTTGTGCATAAGTGTTCATGAAATACACCAACACCAACTTTTGACATGTAATGATCAAAGCCAAAAACCTTCACAATGCAAAAGAACTTAATGAATTGGGAATAAACAACTGTCTCCTTAAGACAGCGACTCTCAGTTTCagacaaaactgaaaaaaaaataaaagcttaatTTTGTTAGGGAGTTCACATAGTCTGGTGTTCCAAAGGGCAGGGTGCATTTCCTCTTCCCTGATGGCACAGGTATATTCCAAAATGACAATGACAGACTCAAATTATGATTACTTTGTTCATATAAGACATTTTCAAAATCCAAACCTTAATCTCACTAAGATTCTTTTTGTGCTGAAGAAGGCTTGATGCAGTGGCCTCCTATAAAAGatcttggcaaaaaaaaaaaaaaaaaaaaaaaataatgcagctCAGAGAGAACCGAACAGAAATAGGACATTGCATAAGCTTAGAAAAAAGCAGCACAGAAAGTGCTCCGACAAAACATTTGAGACTTAAATTTGCCAAGGCAGTGTAGATTTGCCCCTGTGCATGACATACAGTTAGGAATATTTGAGCGGTGTTCAAGTGAAGCCAGGACTTAattttacaggtataaaaatggataTTATCCTGGCATTACTACACACAGTAGTAGGTGGCTAGTGTGTACTATTACTGATACGTTAGTGGCTAGTGTGTTCTATTACTGATAGGCGGCACACGTTTTGCGAGTTAGTCTAAAAGCCGTTAATCAAAATGGCAGTCAACAGTGTTGGTGCATGCATGGATGCGTTTGGTAAAGTTTCTTGTGAACGAAGGCATAAAACCCACaatatctacagaagacttcaagcacAGCAAGGTGATGAGATGCTCAGCCGCAGTAAGACATTGGAATTGTGTAAACCTTTCAAAGATGGCTCTACGTCCATCAGTGACGATCCAAGTCACAGCAGTCATTCCTGTGAACGTTCTGTCCGTGGAACGCTTGATTCTGAACTATTGACAATCGAGTTCCTCCAAGGTCAGAATTTAAGCACTGGTAATGACGTGAAGCAGAAGTGTAAAAATAcagaattttgttttttaatttcataaacTTAAGTCCCCAGTTTGCTATGGTTTTGTCATCAGTATATACATAATATGAAACTGTCACCTTATTTTAAGcacattattttacataaatactgCTACTTTGATGCTATTGTTACTAAACCCTGCACCCTACAAAAATTACATTAGAAACTCCAAGGACAAGATAGAATTTACAATAAATTAGTCAAACCTTTTTTCATTCTATACCatccttttatttataaattattcacaTAGAACACAGAGACATTGACTTGGTTCACTCCTTATCTCCAATGTCTGCAGTATTCTTCCTTTTGCTCTGCTCATGAACATGATTTCCCCAAGTGTATGTGAGGTACATCACAATCATTGCTGtaacaaacagaaaagaaatgatGACCCCAAACACCAGCAGTGCCAataattctgtaaataaaattgttgGTTCAACTCCAATATTATTTCTAGTTTACATGACCACATTTTTGGACagatttttacaaaaagaacACGAGACTGAATTTCAAgtttaacaatataaaatgttatgagAATGGTATAGTACTTACGAGGTGCAACCTTGAAGAAGGATGATGAAAATCGTCTCCAAACATTTGGGATTCCCTTTGAAAAGTAGTGGGGGAAAGCCCTCTGTTCAAAGGGTGAAATGCTGTAAGTAATGATGTGTCTTATCTTGGCCAAATCTCCAAAGTGACGTCCCATTGTGTCAAGAGAGCTGTCAAGGGACATTACAAGTGAGTCAGACTTTCTAAACTAACTCTAGTTTCAACACAAGTTTAAAATGACCCATTAATTTGAATCACAAATAATGCATGAGGCCAGATCATTACAAACCTAATAGAACACAAAAAAtggtaattaaacaaaaatgaaaatgtaatgtgaATCTGAAAGTATTtcaatatgtatatttatagatattttttcacattttgtgttTAGGGCTTGTACTAAATAACTTTTTCCCCACATCAAAACTCCAGACtaaattgtaatataatattgaCATAAGTACTTAGATTCCTTACTCAGTAATTTGCTAAaggcttttcttttctgtagggCTGCTAcaactaatcaataataatcgataatgaaatttgttgcCAACGAATGCCGTTATGGATTAGTTGGGCTCCTCAAGTTACGGGTTTGCATGATGGTAAGATAACACAACTGCTAACAAAATGACAGCAGGGAAAAAGTAAAGATCATGggggcattttatattaaacgcagtGAAATAggtgcattttatattaaaaaccaGCAAATTAGGCAAAGCAGAGCTTGTGTGAGAtggatgaaaagaaaacacgcTGGCGTCACAGATGAAggcaaaacatcagcacggtgagcaaaaactgtataatcctcatcatgtgaaaatgttatAGTTTAATAAAGTGCTGTTGTGGAAACTGTTTGCTAACTttgggacagtcgcactggatctgttcacCTCGCTTGTAACAATGATGTATTCAATTAAaccggtgcgaacaaacactaaatttaaaagcagcaaagaacagcagcagtaagctattacattatttagtcactgttgtggttttcagcaaatgattttgtacatttgtacaccaatgcattttttcctttttttaatctttgtgcgtttctccgtttcattctctttttataacaTTTGTCTACTATAACAGTTAACTTATATATAACAACtatttactgcagctttactacTTTTAGATGCTTGTTTTCAACGtttgtatattaaatgtatgcatatatcatttaaatattttacaaaattaaattaattatttcagATGCGTATACcttcacacctgaacacaagatctgtatttttttttgtatataaatgttttaaatagattttttttaaagcatggttgtcaacttgccttCTGgaaaatacaatagaaatgtattgattactttgttttttaaacaaaaagtaacaacCCAGCAggagtgaatttgtttaaaggagaaataCCGCACGCACttctcaacaagcagctactataagcttcaaaatatctaaattaaagatagttaaactcaatatgtggcttttgcatttaaGTACAcctttatacataaataccacGAATTACGGTttaatatagttataataagcaaaacatccaaTAAAACTTTTATCcgataattaaattaataaattaaataatcaaaatataacGATATTgataattaaaacataaataattgtTAGTTAGCCCTGCTAGTTTctacatttcatttataaaagcaaGACAaattattgttgtgtataaacagttattgttgtgttttaactgatgtatgttttcagtttttaaaatacaaaaacaaaaaacaatagagGAATTCTCTGATTAGATTATATACATGTTAGTAGATTTAAATTTGCTCCTTTTGTTTGTTCATCAGTTAAAAAGAAGGGCCTGAAAAGAAAGTCTGTCCTTGTTAACCATTGCATTTTGTTACACACCTATAAGGTAATATGTGAAATGCATAGATTTGTTAGATATTTACTTTAACAGATTAAATGTGTTGCAATTATTAGTTCATCAGGTTTAGGAAAAAAGTGGATCCTGTTGTTGGGTAAAATCCTTCTGCAAGTTAGTtgtttgcatttattaaaaaaataaattttaaaaaaatttaaaaaaaaaaaaacgtatacaACGGAAtgtcaaatgaaatgaaatttgtCTACTAGAGTGTTTGAATGGGGGAGAAGAGGTTTAAAAATGTCCAATATTAAAATGGGAATCTCCTGAAAAAAAGGTTGGGAATCAAAACCGCCAGCTTCCATTCGGCATTTCAAAATGGCGACGACGCGTCTGTTTTAGCTAGCTAAAGttcatatttactttttttaatgactaaaAATGAAACTAGATAGTAATATCTCTGTGTGCAACATGAATTATAAGTTGGCCAAATTTGGAATTATGCCTTTAAATATTATGACTTAAGTTTCCTAAGTCATAATAAAGCATCTGCGTTAGCAACAGAAGACCTACAGACACACAATTGCTAAAAAATAAAGGTGAgtaaaatacattaaacaatCGCCTTACATTCACCATTTAAAGATAAATGACTACTGGATATAGCACTAGTTTGaagtttacataaaaaaatcagatgAACAGATGAGTTACTACATTTATGGATCCAAAACAGCTAAATAGAAAGCAATGCAGAAGACCTTGCTTGACATTCATGTGGGATGTATAGAGCGTTTCATAAAAGTCATACAAATGCAGagcttttaaattaaattgtctTTTAGAAAATACAATgaacattaataaatgaaaatcttAAATAGGTGGAAATAActacaaaaatgttatatacCTTACAGATGACCGAGTGCCCTACGACTGACTGCCACTTCCGATCTGCTGCTCGTCTTCTTCTAGTGCATTTGTTGGTGATGTGTTACATAATCGCCACCTCCTGGACAGGAGCGCGGGTTCAGCCGTCCATGAGTTTTCGTTCGCGAGTGTGGTATTTCCCCCTCATGAACCAAATTAGCATTTGCAGGTAACAAATCAGAGCTccacattttaatgtattagtaataaatagagaaaaataaTAGCTTATTTCGAAAAGGGGGCGGGGGGGGGCGTGAAACATTGTATcattaaactttcccttcacttgaactcggaaacccaaatctgttccagcatgacagagCTCATGTGCACATAACTAgctccatgggttggagtgaaagatcttaaatggcctccTATAGAGATCTGGCCTATAGCCATATTGAACACCTATGGGATAAATTTGAATgttaactgcaccccaggcctcctcaccctacatcattacctgattttactaatgtTAAACTTCACCTTTACTTTGCAAtgaaataatatgaatatttgaacac
It contains:
- the LOC124386052 gene encoding cytochrome b-c1 complex subunit 8; its protein translation is MGRHFGDLAKIRHIITYSISPFEQRAFPHYFSKGIPNVWRRFSSSFFKVAPPMIVMYLTYTWGNHVHEQSKRKNTADIGDKE